A stretch of Paenibacillus sp. URB8-2 DNA encodes these proteins:
- a CDS encoding YebC/PmpR family DNA-binding transcriptional regulator has product MGRKWNNIKEKKASKDANTSRIYARFGREIYVVAKQGEPDPESNRALRVVLERAKTYNVPKAIIDRALEKAKGNSDETYDELRYEGFGPNGSMIIVDALTNNVNRTASEVRAAFSKNGGSLGVSGSVNYMFDSTAVIGLVGKSADEVLEILMEADVDARDILEEDEAVIVYAEPDQFHAVQEAFKTAGVTEFTVAELTMLPQNYVTIPEDSQAQFEKLIDVLEDLEDVQQVYHNVDFEE; this is encoded by the coding sequence ATGGGTCGTAAGTGGAATAATATTAAGGAAAAGAAGGCGTCCAAGGACGCCAACACAAGTCGTATATATGCAAGATTCGGGCGTGAGATTTATGTAGTGGCCAAGCAGGGCGAGCCGGACCCGGAGTCGAACCGGGCGCTGAGAGTCGTGCTGGAACGCGCCAAGACGTACAATGTGCCGAAGGCGATTATCGACCGCGCGCTTGAGAAAGCGAAAGGCAATTCGGATGAGACTTATGATGAGCTGCGCTATGAAGGCTTCGGACCGAACGGATCGATGATTATCGTCGACGCGCTGACCAACAATGTCAACCGCACCGCCTCCGAAGTGCGCGCCGCATTCAGCAAGAACGGCGGCAGTCTTGGCGTGAGCGGATCGGTCAACTATATGTTCGATTCGACGGCGGTCATCGGCCTTGTCGGCAAGAGCGCAGACGAAGTGCTGGAAATTCTGATGGAAGCGGACGTGGATGCGCGCGATATTCTGGAAGAAGACGAAGCCGTCATTGTATACGCCGAGCCGGATCAGTTCCATGCCGTTCAGGAAGCGTTCAAGACCGCGGGCGTAACCGAATTTACGGTTGCCGAGCTGACGATGCTTCCCCAGAACTACGTGACAATTCCGGAAGATTCCCAGGCACAGTTCGAGAAGCTGATCGATGTTCTGGAGGATCTGGAAGACGTGCAGCAAGTTTATCATAACGTGGATTTTGAAGAGTAG
- the udk gene encoding uridine kinase produces MLIIGIAGGTGSGKTTVARSVIDRLGPGKVTFISQDNYYKDHSHLSLADRGAINYDHPFAFDNGLLIEHLKCLKQGQQAQAPVYDFTVHARSTTETVELLPNHIVIIEGLHVLSDENLRELLDIKVFVDTDPDVRILRRVLRDIEERGRTIQSIHQQYLTTVKPMHEAFIEPSKKYADIIIPEGGHNEVGIQLLSILTEKYLTGENWSRA; encoded by the coding sequence ATGCTTATTATAGGTATCGCCGGCGGAACAGGCTCCGGCAAAACAACGGTGGCCCGTTCCGTCATCGACCGGCTCGGTCCGGGTAAAGTAACTTTTATCTCTCAGGATAATTATTATAAGGATCATTCGCATCTCAGCCTTGCCGACCGCGGAGCGATCAATTACGATCATCCGTTTGCCTTCGACAATGGGCTGCTCATTGAGCACTTAAAGTGCTTGAAACAGGGGCAGCAGGCGCAGGCTCCGGTATACGACTTTACGGTTCATGCCCGTTCGACGACGGAGACGGTTGAGCTCCTGCCCAATCATATCGTCATTATCGAAGGGCTTCATGTGCTGTCCGACGAGAACCTGCGCGAGCTGCTCGACATTAAGGTATTTGTCGACACCGACCCGGACGTCCGCATTCTCCGCCGGGTTCTCCGGGATATCGAGGAGCGCGGCCGCACCATCCAGTCGATCCACCAGCAGTATTTGACGACGGTCAAGCCGATGCACGAGGCATTTATCGAACCTTCCAAGAAATACGCCGACATCATTATTCCCGAAGGCGGGCACAACGAGGTCGGGATTCAGCTCCTATCCATCTTGACAGAGAAATATTTGACGGGCGAGAACTGGTCCAGAGCTTAA
- a CDS encoding DsrE family protein has product MNRKIIFLTTDSMGNGDVRLGEQLLETYFTLLKQQEQLPAAVFCVNRGVLALTGKSMASLHLKELADRGVPVLACSTCVNYYGVGDQLYAGEVSSMGHFIELSAQYEVITIS; this is encoded by the coding sequence ATGAATCGTAAAATTATTTTTCTGACAACTGATAGTATGGGGAACGGAGACGTTCGGCTCGGAGAACAGCTTCTGGAAACGTATTTCACGCTTCTTAAGCAGCAGGAGCAGCTTCCGGCCGCCGTGTTCTGCGTCAATCGTGGAGTGCTCGCGCTAACGGGGAAATCGATGGCTTCCCTTCACTTAAAAGAACTGGCCGACCGTGGAGTTCCGGTGTTGGCCTGCTCCACATGCGTGAACTACTATGGAGTCGGGGATCAGCTGTATGCGGGGGAGGTCTCAAGCATGGGACATTTCATCGAGCTCTCCGCCCAGTATGAAGT